In Dyadobacter sp. NIV53, a single window of DNA contains:
- a CDS encoding T9SS type A sorting domain-containing protein: MYPNPIQNGSKIYIDLTDFAKQEPVTITIYDRNGQLYQAKTVDSDAEGGISVEMSVNKAMVPGLYIIKAQTASGVKHSKFIME; this comes from the coding sequence ATTTATCCTAATCCAATCCAAAATGGGTCAAAAATCTATATTGACCTCACTGACTTTGCAAAACAGGAGCCGGTAACCATTACCATATACGATCGCAACGGGCAGCTGTATCAGGCGAAAACAGTTGACAGCGATGCGGAAGGAGGCATTTCTGTGGAGATGTCTGTCAATAAGGCTATGGTGCCGGGTTTGTACATTATCAAAGCGCAGACCGCCTCCGGTGTGAAGCATTCCAAATTTATTATGGAGTAG